In a single window of the Tellurirhabdus bombi genome:
- the alaS gene encoding alanine--tRNA ligase — MTSSEIRQHFLDFFRSKEHLIVSSAPLVAKNDPTLMFNNSGMAQFKDFFLGNGTPPSKRVADTQKCLRVSGKHNDLEDVGFDTYHHTMFEMLGNWSFGDYFKKEAITWAWELLTEVYKLPKDRLYVSVFQGDDKDNVPFDQEAWDLWKPIVGEDRIILGNKKDNFWEMGDTGPCGPCSEIHVDLRPQADIDQQPGKELVNADHPQVVEIWNLVFMQFNRKADGSLEPLPARHVDTGMGFERLCMAIQSKLSNYDTDVFSHTIRVIEELSGKTYGGTQREYSDVAMRVISDHIRAVSFAIADGLIPSNARAGYVIRRILRRAVRYGYSYLGFTEPFMTKLVPTLAMQFADVFPELNAQRDFVATVIREEEASFLRTLENGLKLLDKITADLTATGTKVIDGETVFELNDTFGFPVDLTALIAREQGFSIDEEGYQKALRQQKERSRKDAASSTGDWTELTDIDRVEFLGYDEVVADARIARFRKVQNKQGTQYQIVLDRTPFYAESGGQVGDTGVLEVQYGSETVLVRIADTKKENDLIIHISNDTDLDDVLANHKAVVAKIDANRREAIEDNHSATHLLHAALRDVLGTHVAQKGSLVSPDVLRFDFSHFSKVTDSELAEVERIVNEKIRENIPLDEKRNVPIDEAKNLGATALFGEKYGDFVRVITFDPAYSVELCGGTHVPSTGQIGLFKFISEGSVATGVRRVEAVTAEKALTLLNEQAAVISELKELLKAPKDVVKAVQSLLDERSQLQKKIEALENDKLQQVKADLLTKVHSSNGHYVLVERVEVSSADALKQLAYDLKAKLDNLALVLGADINGKPQLAVMFPDELVKTKNLHAGNVVKELAKEIRGGGGGQPFFATAGGTDASGLDKALAKGREILL; from the coding sequence ATGACCTCAAGTGAAATTCGCCAGCATTTTTTAGATTTTTTCCGCAGTAAAGAACACCTGATTGTTTCCTCAGCGCCATTGGTTGCCAAGAATGACCCAACGCTGATGTTCAATAATTCAGGAATGGCCCAGTTCAAGGATTTTTTCCTCGGAAATGGTACGCCTCCTTCAAAGCGCGTTGCCGATACCCAGAAGTGTCTGCGCGTGTCCGGTAAGCATAACGACCTGGAAGATGTCGGCTTCGACACCTATCACCATACGATGTTCGAGATGCTGGGGAACTGGTCTTTTGGGGATTACTTCAAAAAAGAGGCAATCACCTGGGCCTGGGAACTCTTGACGGAAGTCTATAAACTACCCAAAGACCGACTTTATGTTTCTGTTTTTCAGGGTGATGACAAAGATAACGTTCCTTTTGATCAGGAGGCCTGGGATTTATGGAAACCCATTGTTGGCGAGGATCGCATTATTTTAGGTAATAAAAAAGACAATTTCTGGGAAATGGGTGACACGGGTCCCTGTGGCCCCTGCTCCGAAATCCACGTTGATTTGCGGCCACAGGCTGATATTGACCAGCAACCGGGCAAAGAGTTAGTCAATGCCGACCATCCACAAGTAGTGGAAATCTGGAACTTGGTTTTCATGCAGTTCAACCGCAAAGCCGACGGTTCACTGGAGCCACTGCCCGCCCGCCACGTCGATACGGGCATGGGCTTCGAGCGCCTCTGCATGGCTATTCAGAGCAAATTGTCTAACTACGATACCGACGTTTTCTCGCATACGATTCGGGTCATTGAAGAACTTTCCGGTAAAACCTACGGCGGTACGCAACGTGAATACAGCGATGTAGCCATGCGCGTTATTTCCGACCACATCCGGGCCGTTTCGTTCGCCATTGCGGATGGTTTGATTCCGTCCAACGCTCGGGCGGGTTACGTCATTCGCCGGATTCTGCGCCGCGCCGTGCGGTACGGCTATTCGTACCTCGGCTTTACCGAGCCATTCATGACCAAGCTAGTGCCCACACTAGCTATGCAATTTGCCGACGTTTTCCCTGAACTGAACGCCCAGCGTGATTTTGTCGCTACGGTGATTCGGGAAGAAGAAGCTTCGTTCCTGCGAACCCTGGAAAATGGGCTTAAGCTACTCGACAAAATTACGGCAGACTTGACCGCCACGGGCACAAAGGTGATCGATGGCGAAACCGTTTTTGAACTCAATGATACGTTCGGCTTTCCAGTCGATTTAACAGCATTGATTGCCCGCGAACAAGGGTTCTCTATTGATGAAGAAGGCTACCAAAAAGCGCTGAGACAGCAGAAAGAACGGTCGCGGAAAGACGCCGCTTCTTCTACCGGCGACTGGACTGAGTTGACCGATATCGACCGGGTTGAGTTTCTGGGTTACGACGAAGTAGTAGCCGATGCGCGCATTGCGCGCTTCCGCAAAGTGCAGAACAAGCAGGGAACGCAATACCAGATCGTGCTCGACCGGACTCCTTTCTACGCCGAATCAGGAGGACAGGTTGGCGACACGGGCGTGCTGGAAGTGCAGTATGGCAGCGAAACCGTGCTGGTTCGCATCGCGGATACGAAAAAGGAAAATGACCTGATTATTCATATTTCCAACGATACGGATCTGGATGATGTATTGGCTAATCATAAAGCCGTTGTCGCCAAAATAGATGCGAATCGTCGGGAAGCTATTGAAGACAATCACTCCGCTACGCACCTATTGCACGCCGCCTTGCGGGACGTACTGGGTACGCACGTAGCCCAGAAAGGATCGCTGGTTAGTCCTGATGTACTGCGGTTCGACTTCTCCCATTTCTCTAAAGTCACCGATAGTGAACTAGCTGAAGTAGAACGCATCGTAAACGAGAAAATCCGTGAGAATATTCCGCTGGATGAAAAACGGAACGTCCCCATCGATGAGGCGAAGAACCTGGGCGCTACGGCTTTGTTCGGCGAAAAATACGGCGACTTTGTGCGGGTCATTACCTTTGATCCGGCTTACTCTGTTGAACTCTGCGGTGGGACTCACGTTCCATCGACGGGTCAAATTGGCTTGTTTAAATTCATCTCTGAAGGTTCAGTAGCCACTGGCGTGCGGCGTGTTGAAGCGGTAACGGCGGAAAAAGCCCTCACTTTGCTTAACGAGCAGGCTGCCGTCATTAGTGAACTGAAGGAGCTTCTTAAAGCGCCTAAAGACGTTGTGAAAGCGGTGCAGAGTTTACTTGATGAACGTAGCCAGTTACAGAAGAAAATTGAAGCCCTTGAAAACGATAAATTACAGCAGGTTAAAGCTGATTTGCTAACTAAAGTGCATTCATCGAACGGGCATTATGTCCTGGTGGAACGCGTCGAGGTTTCGTCAGCGGATGCACTGAAACAATTGGCTTACGATCTGAAAGCAAAGCTGGATAATCTAGCCCTGGTGCTGGGTGCCGACATCAATGGTAAGCCCCAACTGGCCGTTATGTTCCCGGACGAACTGGTTAAAACGAAAAACCTTCACGCGGGTAATGTAGTGAAAGAGCTAGCTAAAGAAATCCGGGGCGGTGGCGGTGGCCAGCCTTTCTTTGCTACAGCGGGTGGCACTGATGCCTCAGGCTTAGACAAAGCACTGGCGAAAGGAAGAGAAATTTTACTATAA
- a CDS encoding acetate and sugar kinases/Hsc70/actin family protein — MQRLTVAGRLLITLLILAGIYFGLRTFGGIDLLKSLQGKPNTEQADATATDTESPDLATAEETGNSSEASSSASPNVATADRPTFNFTPPAPQNGKLKGVVELGASGFNSFIIRVDEQKNWKLEKADFGNSLVLENMATDLDIREGLKKYIAEMLNFGVSGRDIHFVVSSGAVKAENTQKIIKALKSLNYFVNTVTAEQEGRLALRSVLPDDYKDKAFVVDIGSGNTKISWVNGGQTKALESYGAKYFQEGTTDSKVYDAVKAEATKVPEANRKTCFIIGGVPFELAKQVRNGKERYTVLNTPANYKGDNAKNKAGLNIYKAIADATGCDQFVFDWDANFTIGYLLTLK, encoded by the coding sequence ATGCAACGACTAACTGTAGCCGGTCGGCTTTTAATAACCCTGTTGATTCTTGCGGGTATCTATTTTGGTTTACGCACGTTTGGCGGCATCGACTTGCTGAAAAGCCTGCAAGGAAAGCCCAACACGGAGCAGGCAGACGCCACAGCCACAGACACCGAATCGCCTGATTTAGCGACTGCGGAAGAGACAGGTAATTCATCGGAAGCATCCTCTTCGGCTTCGCCTAATGTGGCTACGGCTGACCGACCCACGTTTAATTTCACGCCGCCAGCGCCACAAAATGGTAAATTAAAAGGAGTGGTTGAGTTAGGGGCCAGTGGCTTCAATTCATTCATCATTCGCGTGGATGAGCAGAAAAACTGGAAGCTGGAAAAAGCTGATTTCGGCAATAGTCTTGTTCTGGAAAACATGGCGACCGACCTCGATATTCGCGAAGGTTTGAAGAAATACATTGCCGAGATGCTCAACTTTGGCGTTAGTGGTCGCGATATACACTTTGTAGTTAGCTCTGGAGCTGTCAAGGCGGAGAATACGCAAAAAATCATCAAGGCTCTGAAATCGCTCAATTACTTCGTCAATACGGTCACGGCTGAGCAGGAAGGTCGTCTGGCCCTGCGCTCAGTTTTGCCGGATGACTACAAAGACAAAGCTTTTGTGGTGGACATTGGCTCGGGAAATACCAAAATTTCGTGGGTGAATGGTGGGCAGACAAAGGCCTTGGAATCGTACGGGGCTAAGTATTTCCAGGAAGGAACGACCGACTCAAAAGTGTATGATGCTGTAAAAGCAGAGGCAACCAAAGTGCCGGAGGCAAACCGCAAAACGTGCTTCATTATTGGTGGCGTTCCATTCGAGCTGGCGAAACAAGTTCGTAACGGTAAAGAGCGCTACACCGTATTGAATACGCCCGCCAACTATAAAGGGGATAATGCCAAAAATAAAGCCGGTCTGAATATTTACAAAGCCATTGCCGACGCCACGGGCTGTGATCAGTTTGTTTTCGACTGGGACGCAAACTTCACCATTGGGTATCTTCTTACGCTGAAATGA
- a CDS encoding Atg14 domain-containing protein, translating into MPEPEKNTDLEGFGKKILSFFIKEAPEQPKPAAAPSTAPPQNPGPVMPTNVPEPQPQSQSGTVAAKFIEHFGSVLERTNLKGPDYFEFREILSNLSNLGLSEEKQFQAAWASFRAMAGPAAGDVSVLTTAAGQYVAALNKDREEFLKSVDTAIAEKVGGLQNEQKNLKAQNEELARQIQELQQRMKANDERLSQINGEVDEQSHKITQNKQAYEMTFDTFVEQIKADILKIQTHLKS; encoded by the coding sequence ATGCCAGAACCAGAAAAAAATACCGACCTGGAAGGATTTGGGAAGAAAATTCTGAGCTTCTTTATCAAAGAAGCACCGGAACAGCCAAAGCCCGCCGCCGCGCCGTCAACCGCCCCGCCGCAGAACCCAGGACCGGTTATGCCGACGAATGTGCCTGAACCTCAGCCCCAGTCCCAGTCGGGAACAGTCGCTGCTAAATTCATCGAACATTTTGGCAGTGTTTTAGAGAGAACCAATTTGAAAGGGCCAGATTATTTTGAGTTTCGGGAAATTCTGAGCAACCTGTCTAATCTGGGCCTAAGCGAAGAAAAGCAGTTTCAGGCTGCCTGGGCAAGTTTTAGAGCGATGGCCGGACCAGCCGCTGGTGACGTTTCGGTGTTAACAACGGCGGCAGGGCAATACGTGGCGGCCCTCAACAAGGACCGCGAAGAGTTTCTGAAAAGCGTTGATACGGCCATTGCTGAAAAAGTGGGCGGGTTGCAAAACGAGCAAAAGAATCTGAAAGCCCAGAATGAAGAACTGGCCCGACAGATTCAGGAACTTCAGCAACGCATGAAAGCAAACGACGAGCGATTGTCGCAAATAAACGGGGAAGTGGACGAACAAAGCCACAAAATTACCCAAAACAAACAAGCATACGAGATGACCTTTGACACCTTCGTGGAACAGATCAAAGCAGACATCTTGAAAATACAGACTCATTTAAAAAGCTGA
- a CDS encoding nuclear transport factor 2 family protein produces the protein MKQLVLFLTISLGILTTCVGQSTRQKPVSRAEFMRLMQTVAAGMNENNARKAADCFALDAIYSEPPNKQIYRGRDRLFEFFGGYKGRPKVMQMIWHHLAFDEQAQVGSGEFSLTNGATVHGMVSIRIRDGLIGNWREYTYQSTLDWNAFILQNPF, from the coding sequence ATGAAACAACTCGTACTTTTCTTAACCATTTCACTAGGAATTTTGACGACTTGCGTCGGCCAGTCAACCAGGCAGAAGCCGGTCAGTCGGGCAGAATTTATGCGGCTTATGCAAACTGTGGCCGCCGGGATGAACGAAAACAATGCCCGAAAAGCTGCTGACTGTTTTGCCCTGGATGCCATTTATTCCGAACCACCCAATAAGCAGATTTACCGCGGCCGCGACCGGCTTTTTGAGTTTTTTGGCGGTTACAAAGGCCGACCCAAAGTCATGCAAATGATCTGGCACCATTTAGCATTCGATGAACAGGCGCAAGTTGGTTCGGGCGAATTCTCGTTGACCAACGGCGCTACCGTCCACGGAATGGTTAGCATTCGAATTCGCGACGGCCTGATTGGCAACTGGCGGGAATACACCTATCAATCCACCCTCGACTGGAATGCATTTATTTTGCAAAACCCCTTTTAG
- a CDS encoding ATP-binding cassette domain-containing protein produces MPATPLLQLENAIIRRPTGTVLQNITWTLQAGQNWAILGATGSGKSSFLEALAGNLPVYSGQFQHPTGPLRQVVERVATDYSFDRNVAAAAQFYQQRYTSDTAAEAPTVWEVLQNQVRPYGTLDAESITLPPLAYDETWLAEIADWVQISHLLDRRLTSLSNGETRRTLLARSLLRRPAVLLLDNPFGGLDTASRARLHAILNRVATTGTALILVTTPREIPDCITHVLELTDGSISWQGPKTEMPALTESTPESLTDPSLLPRWLSNLPTSFEATIRMRNVTIRYGDKTVLDNLTWEVLRGQKWAVLGPNGSGKSTLLSLITADNPQGYRNDYDLFDRKRGTGESIWDIKRNIGFVSPELHLYFPREQPVWKVVASGLFDTAGLFRKLTMEQAESTDFVLSLLRIQSLRDKRLEQLSTGQQRWVLLARALVKNPPLLILDEPCQGLDPAHIARFRDLVDELCQSSERTLLYVSHYPEEIPRCVTQVLRLEAGKGETQLF; encoded by the coding sequence ATGCCTGCCACTCCGTTACTCCAGCTAGAAAACGCTATCATCCGCCGACCAACCGGAACTGTTTTACAGAACATAACCTGGACACTCCAGGCTGGTCAGAACTGGGCCATTCTGGGTGCTACCGGCTCAGGAAAATCCTCTTTTCTCGAAGCCTTGGCCGGGAACCTACCCGTCTACAGCGGTCAGTTTCAGCATCCGACCGGGCCGCTGCGCCAGGTTGTGGAACGCGTAGCAACGGACTATAGTTTTGACCGAAATGTGGCAGCGGCAGCTCAGTTTTACCAGCAGCGCTATACCTCCGATACGGCTGCGGAAGCGCCAACCGTCTGGGAAGTTCTGCAAAATCAGGTGCGCCCGTATGGGACTTTAGACGCCGAGTCGATCACCTTGCCGCCGCTGGCCTATGACGAAACCTGGCTGGCAGAAATAGCGGATTGGGTGCAGATTTCTCACCTTCTGGATCGCCGCCTGACTTCTCTTTCGAACGGCGAAACCCGCCGGACCTTGCTGGCCCGTTCGCTTTTGCGCCGCCCCGCCGTTCTGTTGCTGGATAATCCGTTTGGCGGGTTGGATACCGCCAGTCGTGCCCGCTTACACGCTATCCTGAACCGCGTCGCCACCACCGGAACCGCGCTGATACTGGTTACAACGCCCCGCGAAATTCCAGACTGCATCACCCATGTTCTTGAGCTGACCGACGGAAGCATTAGCTGGCAAGGCCCCAAAACGGAGATGCCCGCCCTGACCGAATCGACACCGGAATCGCTAACCGACCCCAGCTTACTCCCCCGCTGGCTGTCGAATTTGCCTACTTCGTTTGAGGCTACCATTCGGATGCGCAACGTCACGATCCGGTACGGCGATAAGACCGTTCTGGATAACCTGACCTGGGAAGTTCTCCGTGGTCAGAAATGGGCCGTATTGGGTCCCAACGGCTCCGGCAAGTCGACTTTATTGAGCCTGATTACGGCTGATAACCCTCAGGGTTACCGAAATGATTACGACCTGTTTGACCGGAAACGGGGCACAGGAGAAAGCATTTGGGACATTAAACGCAACATTGGTTTTGTGTCGCCGGAACTTCATTTGTATTTCCCCCGCGAGCAGCCCGTTTGGAAAGTGGTCGCGTCGGGGCTATTCGATACCGCCGGTTTGTTTCGAAAACTGACTATGGAGCAGGCTGAATCGACCGATTTTGTGCTAAGCCTACTGCGTATCCAATCCCTCCGCGACAAGCGACTCGAGCAACTGTCTACAGGTCAGCAACGCTGGGTTCTTCTGGCACGGGCACTCGTTAAAAATCCGCCCCTTCTCATTCTGGACGAACCCTGCCAGGGCCTCGATCCTGCGCACATTGCCCGTTTCCGCGATCTGGTTGATGAACTCTGTCAGTCTTCAGAACGGACACTCCTCTATGTCTCCCATTATCCCGAAGAAATTCCCCGCTGCGTTACCCAGGTTTTGCGGCTGGAAGCGGGTAAAGGAGAAACTCAACTCTTTTGA
- a CDS encoding TonB-dependent receptor encodes MKDRHIRGIVCLNALFSSKSARYLLWAGFWLSSLPLLAQTNQLTGKFTDKANQALIGVPITLISQTDTTVKQYMITDTAGVFLFTGLNQQAYQIRASYLGFLDFSRTVNVQQSIEDLGSLVLQENAKTLKEVTIVGQTPGAQQKGDTLQFNASAYKVNQDATTEDLVRKLPGITIENGTVKTQGENVQQVLVDGKPFFGDDPSVALRNLPAEVIDKIEVFDRLSDQSQFTGFNDGNTTKTINIVTRGDRQTGTFGRVYGGYGTNDAYSAGGNINFFKGARRLSIVGLSNNVNQQNFSSQDLLGVNSGGGGGGGRPGGGGGRGGGGGGGGFGGGGGNFQIGQQSGISRTNSIGLNFSDDWGKKVTFRGSYFFNNSNNRNSQFDYREYFLPGNNRQFYKSNSGSLSDNYNHRIDARIEYNINKRNSILITPRISFQNNNSNRTVDAATTLPDSVPLNTTASRYNSNGRGYTFGNNILFRHRFEKQGRSFSANLGTNLSNRRNTNFQFSENEYFGDTTYAEVIQQRTISTNPTYQFSGNLSYTEPLNKVSQLQFTYNTSYQYSDSERDTRQFNFETNQYDRPNLLLSNNFQNDYLTNRAAIGYNLRNQKIGFNADLSYQRADLISEQTYPRQNNVRATFDNFLPSANLDYRINTDNRVRVFYRTNTQAPSVTQLQNVIDNTNPLFLTAGNPDLKQSYNHNLFARYTFTKPQKSRSLFFLLGGSVTNNYIGNSTLISDGTATLPNDSIIGRGVQLSRPINLNGFYTMRSFVTYSMPLTFIKTNLSVNFGYNYSRTPSQINNQINYSKGSTFTQGISLNSNISQKIDFSVSYFMNYNDINNTIQSRSNSSYFSQTTSARLNWIFGPGFLFQTDINNQYYKSFEGNFNQRFTLWNAAFGKKFLKNQRGELKLAVFDLLKQNSSISQNLTDTYFQTTQSLVLQRYFMLTFTYTLRQFKGGSRNNNQEGENNRENFRERFRERGGFPGGGRPGGPGGGGPGDN; translated from the coding sequence ATGAAAGATCGCCACATTCGTGGAATAGTCTGTTTAAATGCTTTATTCAGTTCAAAGTCTGCCCGTTACCTTTTATGGGCAGGCTTTTGGCTGAGTTCATTGCCATTGCTGGCACAGACGAACCAATTAACCGGGAAATTTACTGACAAAGCGAATCAGGCCTTGATTGGTGTACCAATCACGTTGATTTCCCAAACAGATACGACCGTCAAGCAATACATGATTACGGATACGGCGGGCGTATTTCTTTTTACAGGTTTAAATCAACAAGCTTACCAGATCCGGGCGTCTTACCTGGGCTTTCTGGATTTTTCGCGTACGGTCAACGTTCAGCAATCGATTGAGGATCTGGGCAGTCTGGTGCTTCAGGAAAACGCAAAGACGCTCAAGGAAGTGACCATTGTGGGCCAAACGCCCGGCGCGCAGCAGAAAGGCGATACACTCCAGTTTAATGCCAGTGCTTACAAAGTGAATCAGGACGCTACCACCGAAGACCTTGTTCGGAAGCTTCCCGGCATCACCATCGAAAACGGAACCGTCAAAACCCAGGGCGAAAACGTGCAGCAGGTACTGGTGGATGGGAAGCCTTTTTTCGGGGATGATCCATCCGTAGCGCTTCGAAATTTACCCGCCGAAGTCATCGACAAAATCGAAGTATTCGACCGTTTGAGCGATCAGTCGCAGTTTACGGGCTTCAACGACGGCAATACCACAAAAACCATCAACATCGTTACGCGGGGTGACCGGCAAACGGGCACGTTTGGCCGGGTGTACGGTGGCTACGGAACCAACGATGCCTATTCTGCCGGTGGAAACATTAACTTTTTTAAAGGTGCGCGCCGCTTGTCGATTGTCGGTTTGAGCAATAACGTTAATCAGCAAAACTTCTCTTCCCAGGACCTGCTTGGCGTTAATAGCGGCGGTGGAGGCGGAGGCGGACGCCCTGGTGGGGGTGGCGGACGCGGCGGCGGTGGAGGCGGCGGCGGCTTTGGTGGCGGGGGTGGGAACTTCCAGATTGGTCAGCAAAGCGGTATTAGCCGGACAAACTCCATTGGCTTGAACTTCTCGGACGACTGGGGGAAAAAAGTAACCTTCCGGGGAAGCTATTTTTTCAATAACAGCAACAATCGCAATTCACAATTCGACTATCGGGAATATTTTTTACCGGGCAATAACAGGCAGTTTTACAAATCGAACAGCGGAAGTCTAAGCGACAACTACAACCACCGGATCGACGCCCGCATCGAATACAACATCAACAAGCGCAACTCGATCCTGATTACACCCCGAATTAGTTTCCAGAACAACAACTCCAACCGAACGGTAGATGCTGCGACTACCTTGCCAGATAGTGTGCCACTGAATACAACGGCTAGCCGGTACAATTCTAATGGGCGCGGTTATACGTTTGGAAACAACATTCTTTTCCGGCACCGCTTTGAAAAACAAGGACGGAGTTTTTCGGCTAACCTGGGAACCAACCTGTCTAACCGCCGGAACACGAATTTTCAATTCTCGGAAAACGAGTATTTTGGTGATACTACCTACGCCGAAGTAATTCAGCAACGCACGATCTCGACCAATCCGACCTATCAGTTCTCGGGAAATTTGTCGTACACAGAGCCGCTGAATAAAGTTAGCCAGTTACAGTTTACATACAACACTTCGTACCAATACAGCGATTCGGAGCGAGATACGCGGCAGTTTAATTTTGAGACAAACCAATACGATCGCCCAAATCTGTTGCTGTCTAACAATTTCCAGAACGATTACCTGACCAACCGGGCGGCTATCGGGTACAACCTTCGCAATCAGAAAATCGGTTTCAACGCCGACCTGTCGTACCAACGCGCCGATTTGATTAGTGAGCAGACCTATCCGCGCCAGAATAACGTTCGGGCTACGTTCGACAACTTCTTACCTTCGGCCAACCTGGATTACCGGATTAATACCGATAACCGAGTCCGGGTTTTCTACCGAACGAACACCCAGGCCCCTTCGGTAACTCAGTTGCAAAACGTGATCGACAACACCAATCCGCTCTTCCTGACGGCTGGTAACCCGGACCTAAAACAATCGTATAACCACAACCTATTCGCGCGATACACCTTTACGAAACCCCAGAAGTCGCGGAGCCTTTTCTTCTTGCTGGGCGGTAGCGTCACCAACAATTACATTGGTAACTCAACTCTGATCAGCGACGGAACGGCTACCCTTCCGAACGATTCGATTATTGGCCGGGGGGTGCAGCTGTCGCGCCCAATCAACCTGAATGGTTTTTATACCATGCGGTCTTTTGTGACGTATAGTATGCCGCTCACCTTTATCAAAACCAACCTGAGCGTTAATTTTGGGTATAATTACAGCCGTACGCCAAGCCAGATCAACAATCAGATTAACTATTCAAAAGGATCGACCTTTACACAAGGAATTTCGTTGAATAGTAACATCAGCCAGAAGATTGATTTCTCGGTATCGTATTTCATGAACTACAACGATATCAATAATACGATTCAGTCTCGATCGAACAGCAGTTATTTCTCGCAAACTACGTCTGCCCGACTTAACTGGATTTTTGGCCCTGGCTTCCTGTTCCAGACGGATATTAACAACCAATACTACAAATCGTTTGAAGGCAATTTCAACCAACGATTTACGCTCTGGAATGCCGCTTTTGGTAAAAAATTCCTGAAAAACCAGCGTGGTGAGCTAAAACTGGCGGTATTTGACTTGCTGAAGCAAAACTCAAGCATCAGCCAGAACCTGACCGATACCTATTTCCAGACGACTCAGTCGCTTGTTCTGCAACGCTATTTTATGCTAACCTTTACGTATACGCTACGGCAGTTTAAAGGCGGCAGCAGAAATAACAACCAGGAAGGTGAAAATAACCGCGAAAACTTCCGGGAGCGTTTCCGGGAACGGGGCGGTTTTCCCGGCGGTGGTCGCCCCGGCGGTCCTGGTGGCGGTGGCCCCGGCGACAACTAA
- a CDS encoding family 43 glycosylhydrolase — protein sequence MSNQIETRSLSDSVWLLTFFLVEINYRPLFLKNYLPMLSRFLLVCFSFLIVSIGCGLRSTLPKPKPKMMFGDKSRLNRPYAKDPHVVHFKNRYLMYYSVPAYTDAQGVKHGWGIGVAQSKNLVDWEKIDEIPAAAEYEKSGICAPGALVKDGKVHLFYQTYGNGPKDAICHAWSEDGIHFTRNPTNPIFRPTGNWNCGRAIDAEVYRFNDQYLLYFATRDPAYKIQMIGVAAAPANTNFNREDWKMLSTDGPILKPELPWEGECIEAPSLIERNGELVMFYAGAYNNWPQQIGIARSKDGLHWERMQQEPFLKNGAPGEWNASESGHPHIFADTKGKTYLFFQGNNDKGKTWLLSNEAVKWKGINPSLSDK from the coding sequence GTGAGCAACCAGATCGAAACCCGCTCATTGAGCGATTCGGTTTGGTTGCTCACTTTCTTTTTAGTAGAAATCAATTATCGTCCGCTTTTTTTGAAAAACTACCTGCCTATGCTTTCCCGCTTTTTACTCGTTTGTTTTTCATTCTTGATCGTATCAATTGGCTGCGGGCTACGCAGTACGTTACCAAAGCCCAAACCTAAGATGATGTTCGGCGATAAATCGCGTCTGAATCGTCCGTATGCCAAAGACCCCCACGTGGTTCATTTCAAGAATCGCTACCTGATGTATTATTCGGTTCCGGCTTATACCGATGCGCAAGGCGTAAAACACGGTTGGGGGATTGGTGTCGCGCAAAGCAAAAACCTAGTGGATTGGGAGAAAATTGACGAAATCCCCGCCGCTGCCGAGTACGAAAAGTCAGGAATCTGCGCACCGGGGGCTTTAGTGAAAGACGGGAAAGTTCACCTTTTCTACCAGACCTACGGCAATGGGCCTAAAGATGCCATTTGCCATGCCTGGTCGGAAGACGGCATTCATTTTACCCGCAATCCGACCAACCCGATTTTCCGCCCTACCGGCAACTGGAACTGTGGCCGCGCCATCGATGCGGAAGTATATCGTTTTAACGATCAGTATCTTCTTTATTTTGCAACGCGTGACCCGGCCTACAAAATTCAGATGATTGGGGTGGCCGCTGCACCAGCCAATACCAATTTTAACCGCGAGGACTGGAAGATGCTGTCAACGGATGGACCTATTCTCAAACCCGAGCTTCCCTGGGAAGGAGAATGCATCGAAGCGCCTTCCCTGATTGAACGCAATGGTGAGTTGGTGATGTTTTACGCCGGCGCTTACAACAACTGGCCGCAGCAAATCGGCATTGCCCGCAGCAAGGACGGTCTGCATTGGGAGCGCATGCAGCAGGAGCCTTTTCTGAAAAACGGCGCTCCTGGCGAATGGAATGCCAGCGAGTCGGGCCATCCGCATATTTTTGCCGATACCAAGGGTAAAACGTACCTTTTTTTCCAGGGAAATAACGACAAGGGAAAAACCTGGCTTTTGTCAAATGAGGCCGTAAAATGGAAAGGCATAAACCCCTCGCTTTCGGATAAATAA